In a single window of the Candidatus Zixiibacteriota bacterium genome:
- a CDS encoding FlgD immunoglobulin-like domain containing protein has product MKKRIPYPLAVTITIFCLAALSIAGDKYPERPGPNPVWDQTETDSILRIDQTVWPALYAVQNTGAVRASFTCFGTIGELVPGRMTGWPGVAFESPVNSRHEYLFTAALWVGGIIGDDTLVSTGIAGWTEVGHEYYPPLYPDTGSIEIIHNAGDLSIRAEFYDTVEQRVNFEQHIPLGLKCSMKSHAWNAPAYRDMILYDLVITNFEGNDIREAYVGIYLDGDVWVWWESHGYGDDLAGSIRDRGIGYIIDNDGDMRADDPDLRNLTKCVALKLVASSQELADTNFNWWVNSALPERDFGPRRLGTIDDPFRDFGTGGVGTPSRDKNKYYTLRHPEWDYDQVYTFTVQPDDPVWSLPPAEMSPGTSKGADTKFLLSYGPVNLEPDSSLRMIFAMFTGDSVHVVADNIDNLPSNVTKYVSNLNFGDVILNSYRADELADSILNPMLPVTGLRVTYQSWDSLMVEWDPWVFDDVRHYEYYLTEVPSDSIYYPGVVPPWLRPESFDRLSPQGRSPRPKTIFTDLDPDKFYFFNVAHRSGSDVGDPGETIFLNMRERHRAPVVDRLYAPYFPGQVAQFYWRKPNISELDHFNIYRFESEDDLEDRHLPFYDRGQMLGQLQPKDSFFINDTLRYYYYAKKPFAVVGPDDTTFTVTSPVDGHAYAITAVDKHGFESDFSNAVLLLEAIPRTQDILVVTASRVIDPLFTTRDRINSFYQEVLNGYDYDIYYYADTMAALYDCWDPQAECFRWTDLARYRMVILDEDWRDVALNTDYEDRVQPFTKYLCSGGRLAFFGNLFGLNRFFSTQSQPEYYQQDHWFIQRFFGIDSLFFYPYNYYSTRTSQPYVDTCFGFIEAVSPDGTLPNLAFDTAGAPLSAFILKYWPSNTMPCVSTFIPGEAGQVTHLYKSRYPETSWLDGHPVGVRTITDEAETYLFGFHLWSIEREQARQLIDRIFDNSPTATSTSSLTELPDKFNLRQNYPNPFNPATTIVFELPHGCEVSLEIHNILGQKVRTLLSRTRLAAGSHSMEWDGTDGAGQEVASGIYFYTLKTEENTAHRKMLLVR; this is encoded by the coding sequence ATGAAGAAAAGAATCCCTTACCCACTGGCGGTGACAATAACAATCTTTTGTCTCGCCGCGTTGAGCATTGCAGGAGATAAATATCCCGAGAGGCCGGGACCGAATCCGGTCTGGGATCAGACCGAGACTGACAGCATCCTGCGGATCGATCAGACCGTATGGCCGGCACTCTACGCCGTTCAGAACACGGGAGCGGTGCGCGCTTCGTTCACCTGTTTCGGTACGATCGGGGAGTTGGTACCCGGCCGGATGACAGGCTGGCCCGGCGTCGCCTTTGAAAGCCCGGTGAACAGCAGGCATGAATATCTCTTCACGGCCGCCCTTTGGGTCGGAGGAATCATCGGTGACGACACTCTCGTATCGACCGGGATTGCCGGCTGGACGGAGGTGGGACACGAGTATTACCCGCCCCTTTACCCGGACACCGGTTCAATAGAAATCATACACAACGCCGGCGACCTGAGTATCCGCGCTGAATTCTATGACACCGTTGAACAACGGGTAAACTTTGAACAGCATATTCCTCTCGGGTTGAAGTGCAGCATGAAGAGTCATGCCTGGAACGCACCTGCCTATCGCGACATGATTCTTTACGACCTGGTCATAACCAATTTTGAGGGAAACGACATCAGAGAGGCTTATGTCGGCATCTACCTCGATGGCGACGTGTGGGTTTGGTGGGAAAGTCACGGTTACGGCGACGATCTGGCCGGAAGTATCAGAGACAGAGGCATCGGCTACATAATAGACAATGACGGCGATATGCGAGCCGATGATCCTGACCTGCGGAATTTGACGAAATGCGTGGCTCTCAAGTTGGTCGCCTCGTCACAGGAATTAGCGGATACCAATTTCAACTGGTGGGTCAATAGCGCTCTTCCTGAGAGGGATTTCGGACCCCGACGACTGGGAACAATCGACGACCCGTTTCGCGATTTCGGTACGGGGGGGGTCGGCACTCCTTCCAGGGACAAAAACAAATACTACACCCTGCGACACCCGGAATGGGACTACGATCAGGTCTACACCTTCACCGTCCAGCCCGATGACCCGGTATGGTCTCTTCCCCCCGCAGAGATGTCTCCGGGCACAAGTAAAGGGGCGGACACGAAGTTTCTGCTTTCGTATGGACCGGTTAATCTTGAACCGGACTCGAGCCTGAGGATGATTTTCGCCATGTTCACGGGCGACTCTGTCCATGTGGTCGCCGACAATATCGACAATCTTCCGTCAAATGTCACAAAGTACGTTTCGAATCTTAATTTTGGCGATGTTATTCTGAACAGCTATCGCGCCGATGAACTCGCTGACAGCATTCTCAATCCCATGTTGCCGGTGACCGGTCTACGGGTAACCTATCAGAGTTGGGATTCGCTGATGGTCGAGTGGGATCCCTGGGTTTTCGATGACGTTAGACACTATGAGTATTACCTGACGGAGGTTCCTTCGGATTCCATATACTACCCCGGAGTCGTTCCGCCGTGGCTTCGACCGGAGTCCTTTGACAGACTTTCGCCGCAAGGTAGATCGCCGCGGCCGAAGACTATTTTCACTGATCTCGATCCCGATAAGTTCTACTTTTTCAATGTCGCTCATCGTAGCGGTTCTGATGTCGGAGATCCGGGAGAAACCATCTTTCTTAACATGAGAGAACGTCACCGCGCACCGGTGGTAGATCGCTTATATGCTCCCTACTTCCCGGGACAAGTTGCTCAATTCTACTGGAGAAAACCGAACATCTCCGAACTCGACCATTTCAACATTTACCGATTCGAAAGTGAGGACGATCTCGAAGACCGTCATCTACCCTTCTACGACAGGGGGCAGATGCTCGGACAATTACAGCCCAAGGACAGCTTCTTCATAAACGATACCCTTCGTTATTACTACTATGCCAAAAAACCCTTCGCCGTAGTCGGACCCGATGATACAACATTCACCGTTACGTCACCGGTTGACGGACACGCCTACGCGATCACGGCTGTCGATAAACACGGATTCGAATCCGATTTCTCCAATGCTGTCTTGCTTCTTGAGGCTATTCCCAGAACACAGGACATCCTGGTGGTAACGGCATCCAGAGTTATAGATCCCCTGTTCACGACTCGCGACCGGATCAATTCGTTTTATCAGGAGGTTCTTAATGGCTACGACTACGACATATACTACTACGCCGATACGATGGCCGCTCTTTATGATTGCTGGGACCCCCAGGCAGAGTGCTTCCGATGGACCGATCTTGCTCGTTATCGTATGGTGATCCTTGATGAGGACTGGCGAGATGTAGCGTTAAATACCGACTACGAAGACAGGGTGCAGCCGTTCACCAAATACCTTTGCTCGGGCGGCAGACTTGCATTCTTCGGAAACCTGTTTGGCCTCAATCGCTTCTTTTCGACTCAGAGCCAGCCGGAATACTATCAGCAGGACCATTGGTTTATCCAGCGGTTTTTCGGAATCGACTCTCTGTTTTTCTATCCTTACAACTACTATTCCACCCGCACATCGCAACCATACGTGGACACCTGTTTCGGTTTTATCGAGGCCGTATCGCCCGATGGTACTCTGCCGAATCTGGCTTTTGACACCGCCGGGGCCCCTCTCAGCGCTTTTATTCTAAAGTACTGGCCGTCCAATACCATGCCCTGCGTCTCAACTTTCATCCCCGGTGAGGCGGGCCAGGTGACCCACCTGTATAAATCGAGATACCCAGAGACATCGTGGCTCGACGGTCATCCGGTCGGCGTGAGGACTATTACGGATGAGGCTGAGACCTATCTTTTTGGTTTTCACCTCTGGTCGATCGAGCGCGAGCAGGCCCGGCAGTTGATAGACCGTATATTTGACAATTCGCCTACCGCTACTTCAACGTCATCCCTGACAGAATTGCCGGATAAATTCAATTTGCGGCAGAATTATCCCAATCCCTTCAACCCGGCAACGACCATTGTCTTCGAGCTTCCTCACGGATGCGAGGTTTCGCTGGAAATTCACAATATCCTGGGTCAGAAAGTCAGAACACTCTTGTCGCGGACACGACTCGCGGCCGGTTCGCATTCGATGGAATGGGATGGAACAGACGGCGCAGGCCAGGAGGTAGCGTCGGGAATTTACTTTTACACCCTGAAAACCGAGGAAAACACGGCCCACCGCAAGATGCTGCTGGTTCGGTAA